From the genome of bacterium, one region includes:
- a CDS encoding transketolase family protein produces the protein MREAFGRALVELGRIRTDFVVLDADVAGGTGTHFFRQEFPDRFIQCGIAEQNMMSVAAGLSTLGLIPIVTCYAVFASLRSIEQARNSIAYPKFNVKIAASHLGLDVGPDGPTHQAIEDLAVFRSIPNFTIVSPADPVELKKALPAVIDLDGPVYLRTGRSPVPTIFDEGLRFELGRGSIIREGRDVTIIAIGVMVHRAIEAAERLHREGISCRVINMSTIKPLDREIIADSASRTGCLVTAEDHTILGGLGGAVAEVLAETVPVRMERVGIRDLFAESGDPQDLARKYHLLPDDIVLAVRKVLRGKQ, from the coding sequence ATGAGAGAAGCCTTTGGCCGGGCTTTGGTCGAATTAGGCAGGATACGCACAGACTTTGTCGTTCTCGATGCGGATGTGGCCGGGGGGACCGGCACGCATTTTTTCAGGCAGGAGTTTCCCGACCGGTTTATCCAGTGCGGCATTGCCGAACAGAACATGATGTCCGTTGCCGCCGGGCTGTCCACGCTCGGCTTGATACCCATCGTGACCTGCTATGCGGTCTTTGCCTCCCTGCGATCGATCGAACAGGCCAGAAATTCCATTGCCTATCCGAAATTCAACGTCAAGATCGCCGCCAGTCACCTTGGCCTCGATGTAGGGCCGGATGGTCCCACGCATCAGGCTATCGAGGATCTGGCCGTTTTTCGGAGCATTCCCAATTTTACGATTGTCTCACCGGCTGATCCTGTCGAATTGAAAAAAGCCCTGCCCGCGGTGATCGACCTGGATGGGCCGGTGTATCTTCGGACCGGCAGAAGCCCGGTGCCGACCATTTTCGACGAGGGACTTCGTTTTGAATTGGGCAGGGGCTCGATCATCAGGGAAGGCCGGGATGTAACCATCATTGCCATCGGCGTCATGGTTCACCGGGCGATCGAGGCAGCCGAACGGCTGCACCGGGAAGGGATTTCCTGCCGGGTGATCAATATGTCCACCATCAAACCCCTTGACCGGGAGATCATCGCGGATTCGGCATCGCGGACCGGCTGCCTGGTGACCGCCGAAGACCACACGATCCTGGGCGGCCTCGGAGGCGCTGTGGCCGAAGTCCTGGCCGAAACCGTGCCTGTCCGGATGGAGCGGGTGGGAATACGGGACCTTTTTGCCGAGTCGGGAGACCCGCAGGACCTGGCCCGGAAATACCACCTTCTGCCGGATGATATCGTGCTGGCGGTCAGGAAGGTTTTGAGGGGGAAACAATGA
- a CDS encoding ATP-grasp domain-containing protein: protein MNRTLLVISGGIEAVPGIRLARQMGLHVVVSDQDPRAPGLAVADDRLIASTYDVEATVSAAWHYHRTVRPIDGVMCIASDVPLTVARVAARMGLPGISCESAHLASDKLAMKQKFAADGVPIPWFCPVESAGHLRRIVAGHGLPLVLKPVDSRGARGVLRLGPDIDLDWAYQLSRSHSPTGRVMVERFVPGPQVSTESLMLDGVAYTPGFSDRNYEYLERYAPHIIENGGELPSHLPGQVQQDIRDLVQQAALSLGITSGVVKGDIVVSEGKPKVIELAARLSGGYFCTHEIPLNTGVDLVGQAIRLALGEKPDPSELIPRFQRGVAQRYLLPDPGRVVRISGLEEVSQQPGIALCELRVRVGNIIGPINSHPARAGVVIATADTRQEAIERAVGAIDCLKVETVPVG from the coding sequence TTGAACCGGACACTGCTCGTAATCAGCGGCGGCATCGAGGCTGTGCCGGGGATCAGACTGGCAAGACAGATGGGGCTGCACGTTGTGGTCAGCGACCAGGACCCTCGCGCTCCCGGCCTGGCTGTGGCAGATGACCGCCTTATCGCCAGCACTTATGATGTCGAGGCTACGGTAAGCGCTGCCTGGCATTATCACCGCACGGTCCGGCCCATTGACGGGGTCATGTGTATCGCCTCGGACGTTCCGCTTACGGTGGCCAGGGTGGCTGCCCGGATGGGATTGCCCGGCATCAGTTGTGAGTCGGCTCATCTGGCTTCGGATAAGCTGGCCATGAAGCAAAAATTTGCCGCAGATGGGGTGCCAATTCCCTGGTTCTGCCCGGTGGAGTCTGCCGGACATCTTCGCCGGATCGTGGCCGGGCACGGGCTTCCCCTGGTGCTGAAGCCGGTAGACAGCCGGGGCGCGCGGGGAGTGCTCCGGCTGGGGCCGGATATTGACCTTGACTGGGCATATCAACTCTCCCGCAGCCACTCCCCGACCGGACGGGTCATGGTTGAGCGGTTTGTGCCCGGCCCCCAGGTCAGCACCGAGTCCCTTATGCTCGATGGTGTGGCCTACACTCCCGGCTTTTCCGACCGCAACTACGAGTATCTGGAGCGCTATGCACCGCATATCATCGAAAATGGCGGAGAGCTTCCCAGTCACCTGCCCGGCCAGGTCCAGCAGGATATCCGCGACCTGGTGCAGCAGGCCGCTCTGAGCCTTGGCATTACCAGCGGGGTGGTCAAGGGAGACATCGTCGTATCAGAAGGAAAGCCGAAGGTCATAGAGCTTGCCGCCCGCCTGAGCGGCGGGTATTTCTGTACCCACGAAATTCCCCTGAACACCGGCGTTGACCTGGTTGGCCAGGCCATCCGCCTGGCCCTCGGAGAAAAACCGGACCCGTCGGAATTAATCCCCCGCTTTCAGCGAGGTGTGGCCCAGCGATACCTCCTGCCCGATCCCGGACGGGTGGTCCGTATTTCGGGCCTCGAGGAAGTCAGCCAACAGCCCGGAATCGCCCTGTGCGAGCTTCGGGTCAGGGTCGGCAATATCATCGGGCCGATCAACAGCCACCCCGCGCGGGCAGGTGTGGTGATTGCCACGGCAGACACCCGGCAGGAGGCAATCGAGAGGGCGGTCGGAGCAATCGATTGCCTCAAGGTCGAAACCGTGCCGGTGGGGTAG
- a CDS encoding radical SAM protein, which translates to MPITLIQTSSRSRTTGSRTISRKIEKVLLFRSPLVYHQHIGHEDPHPPLELLYLAASLKSEYDLKILDGQRQTDTVEDFGKQKRMGLSDSRIVQESIAFQPDLIGISITWHHQIPAALYFARLLKKNLPDALIVAGGIGPSSSSETLLRSRDVDFVISGEGEDAIVRLCRTLKRGGDLSQVPGLSFRDDDACRSNAGNGSSIISIPRQSIADPDSVPFPAIELISLGDYDSGYRHGIHKAYPMMGILSSRGCPLACHFCSLPAVSNRLFRTRPVERLISDMLRLRDEFGIRELHFYDDNMINEPQFSKRLFQAMIDHRIGLPWLPEAGFALWKIDPELLDLARASGMYRLDLPIETGSDRVKGEIMDKGLYHNQQVAAVVKRARQAGIEKIFGYVIVGSPGETIEDIKCSLDLINALDLDYRGIRFAQPFPGTKFYDICVDNGFLTADFSLDRLWFTIPNIETGNFTPAELSSLIAADRAAAMIRQGRITYQDGIEEIKVKHSDRIAQDAASLIPELQSRYQSRVRRLKAEFANL; encoded by the coding sequence ATGCCTATTACTCTGATCCAAACCAGTAGCCGCAGCCGCACAACCGGCAGCCGCACCATCAGCAGGAAGATCGAAAAGGTACTGCTCTTTCGGTCCCCGCTTGTGTATCATCAGCATATCGGACATGAGGACCCGCATCCTCCCCTCGAGCTTCTTTACCTGGCAGCCTCGCTCAAGTCCGAGTATGACCTGAAAATCCTCGATGGCCAAAGGCAAACGGATACCGTCGAAGATTTTGGCAAGCAAAAGCGCATGGGTCTTTCCGACAGCCGGATCGTACAGGAATCCATCGCCTTTCAGCCCGATCTGATCGGTATTTCCATCACCTGGCATCATCAGATTCCGGCTGCCCTTTACTTTGCCAGGCTGCTGAAAAAGAATCTGCCCGATGCGCTCATCGTTGCGGGCGGCATCGGCCCATCGTCATCTTCGGAAACTCTTCTCAGGTCACGGGATGTGGATTTCGTGATTTCAGGCGAGGGGGAGGATGCCATAGTCCGGCTCTGCCGGACCCTGAAAAGGGGCGGAGACTTATCGCAGGTGCCGGGGCTTTCCTTCCGGGATGATGACGCATGCAGGAGCAACGCTGGCAATGGCAGCTCCATCATCTCGATCCCCAGGCAGAGTATAGCTGATCCGGATTCGGTTCCTTTCCCGGCCATTGAGCTGATCAGCCTGGGTGATTACGACAGCGGCTATCGACACGGAATCCATAAGGCATACCCTATGATGGGTATTCTCTCGTCACGGGGCTGCCCCCTGGCCTGTCATTTTTGTTCCCTGCCAGCGGTGAGCAACCGTCTGTTCAGGACCCGCCCGGTAGAACGCCTTATTTCAGATATGCTTCGCCTGCGCGATGAATTTGGTATCCGTGAGCTTCACTTCTATGACGATAATATGATTAACGAGCCGCAGTTTTCCAAAAGGCTGTTTCAGGCCATGATCGACCACCGCATCGGCCTGCCCTGGCTGCCTGAGGCAGGCTTTGCCCTCTGGAAGATCGACCCTGAGCTTCTCGATCTGGCCAGGGCCAGCGGCATGTACCGGCTGGATCTTCCGATCGAAACAGGCTCGGACAGGGTCAAGGGTGAGATCATGGACAAAGGGCTCTACCACAACCAGCAGGTGGCGGCAGTTGTCAAACGGGCGCGGCAGGCAGGAATTGAAAAGATCTTCGGCTATGTGATTGTGGGCAGTCCCGGTGAGACGATCGAGGATATCAAGTGTTCGCTCGATCTGATCAATGCTCTGGATCTTGATTACCGGGGGATCAGGTTTGCCCAGCCCTTTCCGGGGACGAAATTTTACGATATATGCGTTGACAACGGCTTCCTGACAGCCGATTTTTCCCTGGATCGCCTGTGGTTTACCATACCGAATATCGAGACCGGGAATTTTACCCCGGCTGAGTTGTCCTCTCTGATCGCCGCAGACAGGGCCGCAGCCATGATCAGGCAGGGCAGGATAACCTATCAGGATGGCATCGAAGAGATAAAGGTGAAGCACAGTGACCGGATTGCCCAGGATGCAGCCAGTCTTATCCCGGAGCTCCAAAGCCGCTATCAGAGCCGCGTCCGCAGGCTGAAGGCAGAATTTGCCAACCTTTAA
- a CDS encoding type II toxin-antitoxin system prevent-host-death family antitoxin, with translation MKKVGLRQARTHFSRYKKMVKEGTEVMLTDRGKPVAIISPIPQQEDTQEERLRLLEEQGIISRAKAGPFPLHAPIPLGGKLLSEIVIENREDRF, from the coding sequence ATGAAAAAGGTTGGCTTGCGGCAAGCAAGAACGCACTTTTCAAGATATAAAAAAATGGTCAAAGAGGGCACAGAGGTAATGCTTACTGATAGAGGGAAACCTGTTGCCATTATCAGCCCTATCCCGCAACAGGAAGATACGCAGGAAGAGCGATTGCGGCTTCTGGAGGAACAGGGTATTATCAGTCGGGCCAAAGCCGGCCCGTTTCCGCTCCATGCCCCTATCCCTCTCGGCGGCAAGCTGCTTTCGGAAATTGTCATCGAAAATAGAGAAGACAGGTTTTAG
- a CDS encoding radical SAM protein — protein MNRRNIRRIVLLDPPFFRFLNEDQRSVPLGLDYLAAALRAKGFQDVVIYNADFNPHQRLGVCNRGYYDEMNRFEEYLAAVTNDAHPIYREVVSTIADCKPDLVGISSRTAKFFITRTIIRLLKETLGDDVPIVVGGPHATANPEHVLIRTQADYVVRGEGEHSMVELAMLLDGGGGRAGNILRKDIAGLSYRQDGHEGQVIHNPARPLIQDLDTIPFPDRSRILHSHMMPPNDFGNIFSSRGCPFACAFCDARTTWSRQVRRHSPGYIADEILDIRQKYGTSFFSFQDDCFVTRPEHTIALCEAMQERGLAGLPKTEFRWWCEIHPNMVSEGLIGKMKAANCVAVAIGAESGSQRTLDAINKSSSQETIRRAARIIRDAGLSLSVFFMIGFPWETESDIQETLSFMEEIEPDNPTVSVLTPLPGTEIARYCRERNLIQYDEDYLTLFHQRSSHFYSDRIPDERSQSIIRDAMLRCENLARRKRREKISRFVRDYAAPDVLEREGIRLEVLDADGQALPNDWTPAGEAVPPRIGVILDQSYTSEKVIVRLTGRNNGQTMLSDASCDRLGKMILKEFPQYAAVEVHRGAADDGVKPRTVLYERARLS, from the coding sequence ATGAACAGAAGGAATATCAGGCGGATAGTGCTGCTGGACCCGCCTTTTTTCCGCTTCCTGAACGAGGATCAGCGCAGCGTGCCCCTTGGCCTGGACTACCTGGCCGCGGCGCTCCGAGCCAAAGGGTTTCAGGATGTAGTCATCTACAATGCCGACTTCAACCCGCATCAGCGCCTTGGCGTCTGCAACCGCGGCTATTACGATGAAATGAACCGCTTCGAAGAATACCTCGCCGCGGTAACCAACGATGCGCACCCTATCTACCGCGAGGTTGTGTCCACGATTGCAGACTGTAAGCCCGATCTGGTCGGTATTTCGTCCCGGACAGCCAAATTCTTTATCACCAGGACCATTATCCGCCTTCTGAAGGAGACCCTGGGCGATGATGTTCCCATTGTGGTCGGAGGGCCGCATGCGACCGCAAATCCAGAGCATGTATTGATCCGCACTCAGGCAGATTATGTGGTGCGGGGTGAAGGCGAACACAGCATGGTCGAACTGGCCATGCTGCTCGATGGAGGAGGGGGCCGTGCGGGGAATATCCTTCGTAAGGATATCGCCGGGCTGTCCTACCGGCAAGACGGACACGAGGGGCAGGTTATTCACAATCCGGCACGGCCGCTGATTCAGGATCTTGATACCATCCCCTTTCCCGACCGCAGCCGTATCCTGCACAGCCATATGATGCCGCCGAATGACTTTGGCAACATCTTCTCCTCCCGAGGCTGTCCCTTTGCCTGTGCTTTCTGTGATGCGCGGACCACCTGGTCGCGCCAGGTCAGACGGCACTCGCCGGGCTATATTGCTGATGAAATTCTCGATATCAGGCAAAAATACGGCACCTCCTTTTTCTCTTTCCAGGATGACTGCTTCGTGACCAGGCCGGAGCATACCATTGCCCTGTGTGAGGCGATGCAGGAGCGCGGCCTGGCCGGGCTGCCGAAGACCGAATTCCGCTGGTGGTGCGAGATTCATCCGAACATGGTTTCCGAGGGGCTTATCGGGAAAATGAAAGCAGCCAATTGCGTGGCCGTGGCCATCGGAGCGGAGAGCGGTTCACAGCGCACCCTCGATGCCATTAACAAGTCGAGCTCTCAGGAGACGATTCGCCGGGCAGCCAGGATCATCCGCGATGCAGGGCTTTCCTTATCGGTTTTTTTCATGATCGGCTTTCCCTGGGAAACGGAGTCCGATATCCAGGAGACCCTGAGCTTTATGGAGGAAATCGAGCCTGATAATCCTACGGTCAGCGTACTTACCCCCCTGCCTGGAACTGAAATTGCCCGGTATTGCCGGGAAAGAAACCTTATTCAGTATGACGAGGACTACCTGACCCTGTTCCACCAGCGCAGCTCTCATTTCTACTCGGATCGCATCCCGGATGAGCGGTCTCAGTCGATTATCCGGGATGCCATGCTGCGGTGCGAAAACCTGGCCAGGCGAAAACGCCGGGAAAAGATCAGCCGCTTTGTCCGGGATTACGCTGCCCCTGATGTTCTGGAGAGAGAGGGCATCCGCCTTGAGGTACTGGATGCTGATGGGCAGGCCCTGCCGAACGACTGGACCCCGGCAGGGGAGGCAGTGCCCCCCCGGATCGGAGTCATCCTTGACCAAAGCTATACCAGCGAGAAAGTCATCGTCAGGCTCACGGGGAGGAACAATGGGCAGACCATGTTGTCAGATGCTTCTTGTGACCGGCTGGGGAAAATGATCCTGAAGGAGTTCCCGCAGTATGCTGCTGTTGAAGTGCATAGGGGGGCAGCCGATGACGGCGTAAAACCTCGCACTGTGCTGTATGAAAGGGCAAGGCTGTCATGA
- a CDS encoding transketolase, with protein sequence MDNDEKDRLERLAAELRKYIIIMNCYAGSGHPGGALSAADIVTYLFHKEINFSPENYQDANRDRFILSKGHSCMVLYAALAQRGFFSTEEFKKLRRIDGMLQGHPDRLKTPGVEFNSGSLGQGFSFALGVALGGKRAGLNFRVYVMLGDGELNEGQVWEGFMFGTHYQLDNLVAIIDYNKFQSDDLNSNVTALEPLHSKLASFGWHVIGINGHDFREIEYAFDRVRKTKGKPSVIVANTVKGKGISFMENNPKWHGSLAPLGEERVRALQECGCENIGGPGELRSR encoded by the coding sequence ATGGACAACGATGAAAAAGACCGGCTGGAGCGGTTGGCAGCCGAACTGAGGAAATACATCATCATTATGAACTGCTATGCAGGATCCGGACATCCGGGTGGAGCCCTGTCAGCGGCTGATATCGTGACCTATCTGTTCCATAAGGAAATCAATTTTTCTCCCGAAAATTATCAGGATGCCAACCGGGACCGCTTCATTCTGTCAAAAGGGCACTCCTGCATGGTTTTATATGCGGCTTTGGCCCAGAGGGGATTCTTCAGTACCGAAGAATTTAAAAAATTGCGCCGCATCGACGGGATGCTTCAAGGTCATCCGGACCGCCTGAAGACCCCGGGTGTCGAGTTTAACTCCGGCTCGCTGGGGCAGGGCTTTTCCTTTGCCCTGGGCGTTGCTCTGGGGGGGAAACGGGCAGGGTTGAATTTCCGGGTCTATGTTATGCTTGGCGACGGAGAGCTTAACGAAGGCCAGGTCTGGGAGGGATTCATGTTTGGCACCCATTACCAGCTCGACAACCTGGTGGCTATCATCGATTATAACAAATTTCAGAGCGACGATCTCAACAGCAATGTCACCGCTCTTGAGCCCCTGCATAGTAAGCTGGCCTCCTTCGGCTGGCATGTCATAGGAATTAATGGCCATGATTTCAGAGAGATCGAATATGCTTTCGACCGGGTACGGAAGACGAAGGGGAAGCCGTCGGTTATCGTGGCCAATACGGTCAAGGGGAAAGGGATTTCTTTTATGGAGAATAATCCAAAATGGCATGGCAGCCTGGCTCCCCTGGGCGAGGAAAGAGTCCGTGCCCTGCAGGAATGCGGATGCGAGAATATTGGCGGGCCTGGTGAATTGAGGTCCAGATAA
- the fabG gene encoding 3-oxoacyl-ACP reductase FabG — protein sequence MTDKQAKLLENKVALVTGGSRGIGRAICLALAGEGASVALTYQAQEDAANRVADEIDDLGGRAFVLHMEVTERESVRAAMQATERIFGGIDILVNNAGINRPADFDRITDADWDEILAVNLKGPFICSQEALPALRRRGGGSIVNIGSVSGQYGGPRTAHYAASKAGLISLGQVVARFGARDNIRCNTVAAGLIASPMAASGMQAGSVSRAAESILLGRLGTPEEVARVVVFLASDASSYITAQTINVNGGLYF from the coding sequence ATGACCGACAAGCAGGCAAAATTACTGGAAAACAAGGTTGCCCTGGTAACCGGAGGGAGCAGGGGGATTGGCCGGGCCATCTGCCTTGCCCTGGCTGGAGAGGGAGCAAGCGTGGCCTTGACTTACCAGGCGCAGGAGGATGCAGCCAATCGGGTTGCCGATGAAATCGACGATCTGGGAGGCAGGGCTTTTGTCCTCCATATGGAAGTCACCGAGAGAGAATCGGTCAGGGCTGCGATGCAGGCGACCGAGCGGATTTTCGGAGGCATCGATATCCTGGTTAACAATGCAGGCATCAACCGGCCAGCCGATTTTGACCGGATCACGGATGCGGACTGGGACGAGATCCTGGCCGTCAATCTCAAAGGCCCTTTTATCTGCTCCCAGGAAGCCCTTCCCGCTTTGCGCCGCAGGGGAGGGGGCAGCATCGTCAATATCGGCTCGGTCAGCGGGCAGTATGGCGGGCCGCGAACAGCACACTATGCAGCCAGCAAGGCCGGTCTCATTTCGCTCGGTCAGGTCGTCGCCCGCTTTGGGGCCAGGGACAATATCCGCTGCAACACCGTGGCCGCCGGGCTGATTGCCTCGCCCATGGCTGCATCCGGGATGCAGGCCGGGTCCGTCAGCAGGGCAGCCGAGAGCATCCTGCTCGGACGGCTTGGCACACCCGAAGAGGTGGCCAGGGTGGTGGTGTTTCTGGCTTCGGATGCCAGCAGCTATATCACCGCCCAGACCATCAATGTCAATGGAGGGCTCTACTTTTGA
- a CDS encoding class I SAM-dependent methyltransferase, which translates to MKLLAFPCSRELAAPFLARLDTSRSAALILKKQEESLRDVLSSFGIREVYALPENFYGQVSSPETGQILAGIREKPFRQAFFPLNDFCGNVALLMAALVPQVAAINPTSKEPVQVSLPQADMAWTASPRIDDRHLSRALVCQVQSRIVHRLKAFAPAIQNLAHGDRAGERPTEGLVAGYPYDCEVLARYAYASQHLHGRVLEIGCGLGLGAYLLAVLNPSIHLRAVDNDPQVIALARKLWADCDRLTFEVGQAEKLPCPASSFEAVVCFEVIEHLSQPEWLLKEADRVLVSGGRLIGSTPNSRLFPYRVNQGPVSGSPSDSPDDLRQTGIWPWHLQELDEASTLALLERAGFGNLSVGYPTFTSGINAYNAMRRSAASMGGTSGREMIALLAGLKWSVSDFAVLDKYYPCFSGFSFIFSGEKVNKEMSLWTTMKKTGWSGWQPN; encoded by the coding sequence ATGAAACTTCTGGCTTTTCCCTGTAGCCGGGAGCTGGCTGCTCCTTTTCTGGCCAGGCTGGATACCAGCCGAAGTGCCGCTCTCATTCTGAAGAAGCAGGAAGAATCGTTGAGGGATGTACTCTCATCCTTTGGCATCCGGGAAGTGTATGCCCTGCCTGAAAATTTTTACGGGCAGGTTTCTTCGCCTGAGACCGGGCAGATACTTGCCGGGATTCGGGAGAAGCCATTCAGGCAGGCCTTTTTTCCCCTGAATGACTTTTGCGGGAATGTGGCCCTTCTGATGGCAGCCCTTGTCCCGCAGGTTGCGGCCATTAATCCCACCTCGAAGGAGCCTGTCCAGGTATCACTGCCCCAGGCGGATATGGCCTGGACTGCCAGCCCGCGGATCGATGACCGCCACCTGTCCAGGGCCCTTGTATGCCAGGTTCAGTCCCGAATTGTGCACAGGCTCAAAGCCTTTGCTCCGGCAATTCAGAATCTGGCTCATGGTGACCGGGCAGGCGAGAGGCCAACCGAGGGGCTGGTAGCGGGTTATCCCTACGACTGCGAGGTTCTGGCCAGATACGCCTATGCCAGCCAGCACCTGCACGGACGGGTCCTGGAAATCGGGTGCGGCCTTGGCCTTGGCGCATACCTTTTGGCCGTGCTCAATCCCTCGATTCACCTGCGGGCAGTGGACAATGATCCCCAGGTAATTGCACTGGCCAGAAAGCTGTGGGCAGACTGCGACCGGCTGACCTTTGAGGTTGGCCAGGCGGAAAAATTGCCCTGTCCGGCTTCATCCTTCGAGGCAGTGGTCTGTTTTGAGGTCATCGAGCACCTGAGCCAGCCGGAATGGCTGCTGAAGGAGGCTGATCGGGTTTTGGTCAGCGGAGGAAGGCTCATCGGCAGCACCCCGAACTCACGCCTGTTTCCCTACCGGGTAAACCAGGGGCCGGTGTCCGGCTCGCCATCGGACTCACCCGATGACCTTCGCCAGACAGGAATATGGCCCTGGCACCTTCAGGAGCTTGACGAGGCCAGCACTCTGGCTCTGCTTGAGCGGGCCGGATTCGGCAACCTTTCGGTCGGCTATCCTACCTTTACTTCAGGGATCAATGCCTATAATGCCATGAGAAGATCAGCCGCTTCGATGGGAGGCACATCCGGCCGGGAGATGATCGCCCTTCTGGCCGGTCTGAAGTGGTCAGTGTCTGATTTTGCTGTCCTTGACAAATATTATCCCTGTTTTTCCGGTTTTTCGTTTATCTTTTCTGGAGAGAAGGTGAATAAGGAGATGAGCTTATGGACAACGATGAAAAAGACCGGCTGGAGCGGTTGGCAGCCGAACTGA
- a CDS encoding class I SAM-dependent methyltransferase, with amino-acid sequence MPEKSAASPDPIIDSPLFREWQDHRGLVIDACNDYEVIECQRCGFRHILPVPTQEELERIYRREYYTVEKPLYLDRHREDLDWWNLVYDRLYSLFGKFLPPHRESRRILDVGSGPGFFLLHGRKLGWETLGIEPSAQAAAHSRELGLAVIEGFLDERMVEQPGNHRLLGTFDVVYLHEVLEHIPDPAGMLGLIHRHLLDPGGLLCVIVPNDYNPLQRILCKSLNYQPWWLAPPHHVNYFCFESLERCIRAAGFLPVHREATFPMELFLLMGENYVGNDPVGRKVHGMRKTLELNLKAAGAGGLLTEFYSALAGRGLGRECVVIATRP; translated from the coding sequence ATGCCTGAAAAATCAGCCGCTTCTCCTGATCCGATAATTGATTCTCCTCTGTTCAGGGAATGGCAGGATCATCGAGGGTTGGTGATCGATGCCTGCAATGATTATGAGGTGATCGAGTGCCAAAGGTGTGGATTCAGGCACATCCTGCCGGTCCCGACGCAGGAGGAACTTGAGCGCATCTACCGGCGGGAATATTACACCGTGGAAAAGCCGCTGTATCTCGATCGGCACCGGGAGGATCTCGACTGGTGGAATCTGGTCTATGACCGGCTCTACAGCCTGTTCGGAAAATTCCTTCCACCGCACCGCGAAAGTCGCCGCATCCTGGATGTGGGCTCAGGCCCCGGCTTTTTTCTGCTGCATGGCCGCAAGCTTGGCTGGGAAACTCTGGGAATCGAGCCTTCCGCGCAGGCCGCAGCCCACAGCCGGGAACTGGGGCTTGCGGTTATCGAAGGGTTTCTGGACGAGCGTATGGTTGAACAGCCTGGCAACCATAGGCTGCTTGGCACATTCGATGTGGTTTACCTCCACGAGGTTCTGGAGCATATTCCCGATCCTGCGGGAATGCTTGGCCTGATTCATCGCCATCTGCTCGATCCCGGTGGATTGCTGTGCGTGATAGTGCCGAACGATTACAATCCCCTGCAAAGGATTCTCTGCAAGTCACTGAATTATCAGCCCTGGTGGTTAGCTCCGCCGCATCATGTCAACTATTTTTGCTTTGAATCCCTGGAGCGTTGTATCCGCGCCGCAGGATTTTTGCCTGTCCACCGGGAAGCGACCTTCCCGATGGAGTTATTTCTCCTGATGGGGGAAAACTATGTGGGGAATGACCCTGTCGGCCGCAAAGTGCATGGGATGAGAAAGACCCTTGAGCTTAACCTGAAAGCCGCAGGTGCCGGAGGGCTGCTGACCGAATTCTATTCGGCTCTGGCCGGGCGCGGCCTTGGCCGTGAGTGTGTGGTGATAGCCACCCGGCCATGA